TAGAAGCTATTTATGCTCCTAACTGGCAATGGGAATTTTATGGCAAGTATGCTCTGCGTAACAGCACTTCTTATATAGCCAGCGATTTAGCTGGTACTAGTATGGTTAATTTGGCACAATTCCGGGCTACCTATCGTTTGGGATATAGCGTGGATTTAGTCGGTGAAGCTCGTTGGATTGGTCAAGAAAACTATACAGAGACGGGTTTTATCGTAGAAGCCGGCTACTATCTCACTCCTAACTTGCGGCTTTCTGCTGGATATGCTTTTGGTCAAGTCGATGACCGAGATTTTTCTGGTACGCGTTCAGCAGGCGGGCCTTATCTGGGTATAACCGTCAAACTCAATGAATTATTTGAAGGTTTTGGACAGCAAAAACCTGTTCCCCGCCAGCAGCCAAATAAAACAGATGCAGCAATTTAAACGTGTTGTAGAGACGTAGCAATGCAACGGTCTCTACAACACCTCAATTTTTAACCCAGGATTTATTAATTTAAATTATCAACATTATTAATTTTGAAATGAAATTTTTGTTTAATTTTTTAAAAGCGATCGCTGCACTAAATATAAATGCAAATGTTATATTTTGCCAGCCTTTGGGCAAGCTAAAGGCTGGAGATTTTTTTGAGGTTAATCAGCCTTTATTTGATTTATAAGACCAGAAGAATATGTATTTTTAGCAGTTATTTTATGGTGATTTACTAATGAAAAACTTAAGGCAAAACTTAAAAGCTGTTGGCTGGGGGCTGATGAGCGCAACATTAGTACTTCAACCTACACTAGCGCAAGCTCAATTTATTCAGCGATCGTTCTTAAATCCCAGCTTTGAGCAACCTGTTTTTAGTACTTCATGTTACGTTCAAGTGTCGCCAGGTATTATTCCTGGTTGGGAAACAACTCATGGCTCAGTCAAGGCAGGAACAGGTAACTGTACTGGTTATACATCTCCAGGGTCAGTACCACTCATTGAGATTTGGACTTCAGGATTTAATGGTGCTAGCACAGCAACGACACCAACTAGTGCAGGGAATCAATTTGCTGAGTTAAATGCCGAGCAAGCTTCTGAGTTATATCAGAATCTATGCTTAATTAAAGACGAGACTATTACGTTCTCTCTTTTACACCGTGGGCGGTCAAGTGCAACTGTTGCTGATGTGGCCAATTTTTTAATTGGAGTAAATACTGTTTTTGGCACATTCTCAACAACTAGTAATGGAACAGTTACGGCACAACCATTAGCACAGAACGGTGCAACTATTCCTAATGTCAGTAACAATAACGCAGGAAATGGCTGGGTACGATACACTGGCACAGTACCTTACACTGGTGCTAGTGGGAATCAACCTGTAGGATTTGCGGCTGTTTCCACAGCAGGAGGAAACACTACTGTAGGTAACTTCCTAGATGAAGTGCAATTTGCTGGTAAACCTGTGGTCGAGTTTACAGCGAGTTCAGGTGGTGCAGCAGAATCGGAAACTAACCCTACTACCAACCCTCCTAAACTCAGGATTGTTGGTTTAGTGCCAACTGGAGGAATCTCCGTTCCGATTTCTGTCTCTGGTACAGCGGTTTTGAATACAGACTACAAAACAACATCAGGCACATCCACTTTTAATCTCACTATCCCTGCGGGCAACTATGACGGCACTAGTGTCTTTACCATTCCCTTTACTATTATTAATAACAACATTGCTCAAGGTGTGAGGACAATCGTATTCACAATCCAACCTTCAACTAGTTTTTTCGCCAGTTCGACAACAACTTGTGGTAGTAACCCAACAACCATTTCTAGCTATACCATATATGATGATGATTTCCTGAGCGGTAAGGTTTGGGATGATGCCGATAATAGCGCTAACAACACTTTTACCAATATCAATACTGGCTCGGAAACTGGCACTAATGCAGGTGGGTTGTTAAATGCCATTCTCGTAGATTCAACTAATAAAGTATTGGTGACAACACCCGTGGCGGCAGATGGCACTTATACCTTTACCGATGTTCCCCTGAATCAAAGCAACGTCAAAATTATCTTAAGTACGACTGCTGGCACAGTAGGTAATACTGCTCCTACAGCATCCTTGCCCCCCAACTGGGTCAATACTAGCCCACTAACGACGGCTACTTTTAGTACTGGCATAAACATCTCTAATCAGGACTTTGGGATTGAGCAGTTGCCCAACACTAATAATGTCACCGGATCTACAAAAACAAATCCAGGGGGAACCAATACTGTACAGGTACCAACACTATCAGGTACTGACCCGGAAGATGGTAACCTTGGCTCTGGCAAAAGTTTCAAAATTGTCAGTTTGCCAACTAATGGCACACTGTACTATAACGGTGTAGCTGTCACAGCGAACCAAGTGATTACTAGTTATGATCCGACCAAACTAACAGTAGATCCAAATCCAAACGGCGCTACAACGATCGCTTTTACTGTAGCCGCAGTAGATAAAGCAGGCAAAGAAGATCCCACACCTGCTACGGTAACGCTACCATTAACGGGTAAACCTCAGCTAGTTTTAGTTAAACGAATCACCCGCATCAATAAGCAAGACTTAACCAATATTGTGGATGGTCGCAGCGACGTTTCTACTAACGCTGCCAATTACGTAGCCTCTCCCAATGACGTTGATGATGATAGCAGTAACCCGTGGCCTAGCGGTTATTTGCGCGGAATGATTAACGCTGGAACAGTGAAACCAGGAGATGAGTTAGAGTACACCATCTATTTCCTCTCCAAAGGTCTGGGTGATGTAACTAGTGTCCAAATCTGTGATTTAGTACCTACTAATACTACTTTGATTCCTACTGCTTTTAATGGTATGAGTCCTAGTGATGGCGGTTTACCAGGAGCAGATCAAGGTATTGCCCTTGCACTTGGTTCTAATATTCCTACGGTTTATCTTACCAATGCACAGGATGCAGATAGGGGGTATTTTTATACAGCTAACGAACCAGGCATACCATCATCCTGTGGTAGTAACACTAATGGGGCTGTGGTGGTGAAGATCACGCGAAGTCCAGATTTGTCAAATCTACCTCCAGCAACTGGAAGTGGTACGCCAGCTAATTCTTACGGCTTTGTTCGCTTCCGCGCCAAGGTGAAATAAAAAAGTGAAGAATGAACTGTTTTGCTAGCCGCCGCTAACTGGGGGAATTAACACGACTTCATCGCCATCTTGCAAGAGGGTATCTGGTTCAACAAATAATAGATTAATCCCAAACCGCGTTAGGTCGCGCCATTGGTTGAGTTCGGGATGTTCAGCTATGAGGCGATCGCACACTGCACTAACTGGCACACCATTAGGAAGTTCTAACACCAGTTCAGAAAGCCCAAAGGCTTCTTGATAAGCAGCAAACAATTTTACGGTAATTGTGATTGCAGATTTTGACATAAAAACTATAGGTGGGCAGCACCAGAAAGCACTTTAATACTTGACAAGCACCCTAAACTCTTGAAATTTATTATACATTAATAAGAAGATAAGCATAAATAAATCTAGTAACTGATTATGACTATCAATAGTTAGTAGTCAGTTCACTCACGACTAACTGCTTTTCGTTCTTCACTAACAACCTTGACAAATTAAGTTGCTTTATTATTTCTTCAATCAAACATTTTAATTTTATTAAAAATCTATAAATTTTACTCTGATTTTCATATTTAGAGTGTACTTAGTCGACAGCAAATTTACGTCTTTTGAGTGAAGGCAAATTGTACCTTTATCTTACTTGGGCTAGATCAATCTATAGATTTCCCCAATAAAAATACTATTCCGGGTTACATGAACTATTGCCTAAATCCCAAGTGTACCAATCCTGCTGATCCGATGAATACAGACGGCAAGATTTTCTGCCGTAATTGTGGAGCCAATCTGTTGTTAGAAAATCGGTATCGAGTGATTAAACTATTGGGTAGTGGCGGCTTGGCTAGAACTTTTGAGGTGGAAGATAACGGCACGAAAAAAGTTCTCAAAGTTTTAAGTTTATCTTTATTTAGTGATTTTGAAAAAAAGCAAAAGGTAATTAATTTATTTAAGCGAGAAGCTGAGGTATTAAGCCGTTTCAATAATCCCGGAATTCCTCAAGTAAATTCAGATGCTTATTTTGAATTGAGATTTAAAGATGTAGCAGAGCCATTATACTGCTTAGTGATAGAAAAAATTGAGGGTTTAAATTTACAGCAATGCTTAGATAGTCAGGATAATAAACCTATTTCACCAGAGCAAGCGATCGCCTATTTAAAACAATTACTAGAAATTTTAGATCAAGTTCACGCACTGGGATATTTCCATCGAGATATTAAACCAGCAAATATTATGCTTAGACCTGATGGAAAACTGGTGCTAATTGACTTTGGAGCCGTCAGGGATTTAGCACAAACTTATTTACAAGAAAACAAAGAGAATACAATAATTGGTACACCAGGATACTCTCCACCAGAGCAAATGACAGGTAAGCCTGTAGCGCAATCTGATTTTTTTGCCTTGGGGCGAACTTTTGTCCACTTACTAACTGGAAAGCCTCCATTTAATATGGAGGAAGACTATCGAATAGGTAAGTTAATTTGGCGGCACAAATTACCATATAACTCAAACAAATCGAGTGATTGGTTATATAAATTAAGGTGGCGTTCGTTTTTTGATTTGCTTGATGAAATGATGGAGCCACACTGGAAAAATCGCCCTGAAAATACTCAAATAATTTTACAACGCCTCAATAATCCAATTAGTTTACCGCCTATCTCACCTTTATTAGCTAGTGCAGCTATTGTATGTGGAATATGTTTACCTATTAGCTATTGGTATTTAAATGGAGTAAATGGATGTTCAAAAATTTGGCTTAGGAGTTATCCAGAAGAGGATCATATAAGCTGTGGTGAAGAAATTCTTTTACCAAATATTAATATTAAGTTACCAGAAAAAGAAAAGGGCGTTCAAGCATTTGCAAGAGGTAATTACCAAGATGCTATTGTTTGGTTAAAGCGGGTATGGCAAAAAAATCATGATCCTGAAACTTTAATTTACCTCAATAATGCCCGTCTAGAAGTGGAAAAAATTCCAGCCCACACTATCGCTGTTGTAGCTCCTATCAGTGATAGTAATAATGACAGTATTAACTCAAGTAGAGAAATATTGCGTGGGGTTGCACAAGCACAAGATGAATTTAATCAAGAATATAAAACAAAAAGAATTGGTCTAAAAGTGTTAATTGCTAGTGATAA
This region of Nostoc sp. UHCC 0302 genomic DNA includes:
- a CDS encoding bifunctional serine/threonine-protein kinase/ABC transporter substrate-binding protein, with amino-acid sequence MIKLLGSGGLARTFEVEDNGTKKVLKVLSLSLFSDFEKKQKVINLFKREAEVLSRFNNPGIPQVNSDAYFELRFKDVAEPLYCLVIEKIEGLNLQQCLDSQDNKPISPEQAIAYLKQLLEILDQVHALGYFHRDIKPANIMLRPDGKLVLIDFGAVRDLAQTYLQENKENTIIGTPGYSPPEQMTGKPVAQSDFFALGRTFVHLLTGKPPFNMEEDYRIGKLIWRHKLPYNSNKSSDWLYKLRWRSFFDLLDEMMEPHWKNRPENTQIILQRLNNPISLPPISPLLASAAIVCGICLPISYWYLNGVNGCSKIWLRSYPEEDHISCGEEILLPNINIKLPEKEKGVQAFARGNYQDAIVWLKRVWQKNHDPETLIYLNNARLEVEKIPAHTIAVVAPISDSNNDSINSSREILRGVAQAQDEFNQEYKTKRIGLKVLIASDNNKTGDANKIAQSLVTKRDVLGVIGHFRSDTALEAIKVYQERHLLLMSSTATSDSLSTSCKSNYPNCFFRVVPSNRVIAQTLANYLKKEKKLKAAIFFNPNSNYSKSLQEQMKARLSELGGEVVVEIPLDDNLESTINKVKKQKADVIVLFPTSDGLTSDSAVQVIEYAKRYNYLIVGGDSLDSNKLIKAIAENKAGSVVAIPWHSKSVLNPEFSKQAEKLWGKAENWHSALSYDATRALLAALQKIPSPSRVDVQQAIAKTNFKATGSTGVISFKPNGDRLQENIDLVKVIHNSITGQIEFVPLEK
- a CDS encoding MoaD/ThiS family protein; protein product: MSKSAITITVKLFAAYQEAFGLSELVLELPNGVPVSAVCDRLIAEHPELNQWRDLTRFGINLLFVEPDTLLQDGDEVVLIPPVSGG